ACGAGATCATGCTGGGCTTCCGCCACAACGCGAGCTTTTGCACCGACGACGCCCTCGACGAGCACTGGGCGTCGCGATACCTGCCCATCCTTCGCTACACCGCCGACGCGGAGCTACGGCGCGTGCTCAACGCGGACCTGCTGGCCAAGGCGGGCGAGCCGGCAGACGCCTTCGCGGAGGCCATCCAGCCCTGGGCCTCGCTCTCGCCGCCCGAACAGATCGCGGCGTACGAATGCACCCGGCTCATGCCGATGAACTCGTTTCCCAAGGGCGACCGCATGGGCGCGTGCTGGGCGACCGAGGGCCGCTCGCTGTTCCTCGACCACCGCGTGCTCGAGCTCTTCGCCCGCTTGCCCCTCGACGAGAAGATTCGGGGCGGCCTGAGCAAGCGCTACCTCAAGCAGTACGCCTCGGAGCTACCGATGAACATCGACTTCGCCCGCCCCAAGACCATGCCGACCACGCCCATCGGCGAGTGGCTGCGCCGCGAGCTGTACGACTGGGCCCGCGACATCCTCGCGAGCGCCGACGCGTCGGTCTTCCGGCGCGACGAACTCCTCGCCATGCTCGACGAGCACCGCGATGGGGCCCACAACCACACCCGGCCGCTCCGCGTCGCCATCATGGCTTCGCTCTGGCTGCAGCACTTCCGAGTCACGGCCTAAACCTACGGCACCGCTGCGGCGTCGATGGCCCGTTGCAGCTTCGCCCAGCCTTGTTGTGCCTCCCCGGCCGTCCGCGCCGAAAACGCATCCGCCGCGCTCCGCACTTGATCGACCTCGGCCGGCAGGTCGATCGCCGCCCGCACGCCCTCCAGCGTCTCGGCCCCATCCCGGAACGCCCGCGACAAGATCACCCGGCTCGCGCCACGCCGAAGGTACTCGCCGAGCAGCAGGTCCGCCGGCACGTCGCCCGTGCCCATCCGCCCGATGCCACCGATGCCGAAGGGCTTGCCGCTCTCTTGCAGGTCCTCGCAGAGCGCCCCGAATCGCTCGTCCAGCATCGCCCGGAACAGGAACCGCTGGCCGAAGCTGAGCGCCAGGTCATTCAGGCCAACGTACGCCTCGCCAACCCCGTCGAGAGCCATGACCGAACGCGCGATGGCGGCCGCCTCGGCCGTCTCGACGAGCGGCACCACCACCGCCCGG
This Phycisphaerales bacterium DNA region includes the following protein-coding sequences:
- a CDS encoding aldolase/citrate lyase family protein, with the translated sequence MSLVLLMVTSDPALAGCAIQSGVDRVFVDLETRGKADRQRGLGMHLSDSQLEDVSRVRAVVPAGRLLVRINAPWERTADEVDAVISAGADFVMVPMFRTAEEIARACEAASGRAVVVPLVETAEAAAIARSVMALDGVGEAYVGLNDLALSFGQRFLFRAMLDERFGALCEDLQESGKPFGIGGIGRMGTGDVPADLLLGEYLRRGASRVILSRAFRDGAETLEGVRAAIDLPAEVDQVRSAADAFSARTAGEAQQGWAKLQRAIDAAAVP